From Saccharomycodes ludwigii strain NBRC 1722 chromosome IV, whole genome shotgun sequence, one genomic window encodes:
- the CDC21 gene encoding thymidylate synthase (similar to Saccharomyces cerevisiae YOR074C | CDC21 | Cell Division Cycle) translates to MTTTTDFVNKEEQQYLDLCKRIIEEGEFRPDRTGTGTYSIFAPPQLRFNLKDNTFPLLTTKKVFSRSVILELLWFVKGCTDAKELTRQGVRIWEGNGSREYLDSLGLTDRNEGDLGPIYGFQWRHFGAEYKTCYDDYTGQGVDQLASVIDKLKNSPYDRRIIMSAWNPSDFPKMALPPCHVFSQFYVSFPKDGGKPKLSCLLYQRSCDMGLGVPFNIASYALLTKMIAQVCNMEPGEFIHTMGDAHVYTDHIDALKQQLERNPRKFPKLTIKRDVKDIDDFKYEDFEITEYDPHPKITMKMSV, encoded by the coding sequence ATGACCACCACTACAgattttgttaataaagaagaacaaCAGTATTTAGATCTATGTAAACGTATCATAGAAGAAGGAGAATTTAGACCTGATCGTACAGGTACAGGCACTTATAGTATATTTGCACCACCCCAACTTCGTTTCAATCTAAAGGATAATACTTTCCCCCTTTTAACAACCAAAAAAGTGTTTAGTAGAAGTGTCATATTAGAATTACTTTGGTTTGTCAAAGGGTGTACTGATGCCAAGGAATTAACAAGACAAGGCGTCAGGATTTGGGAAGGTAATGGGTCAAGAGAATATCTAGATAGTTTGGGACTAACTGATAGAAATGAAGGTGACCTAGGTCCGATTTATGGATTTCAATGGAGACACTTTGGTGCTGAATATAAAACCTGCTATGATGATTATACAGGTCAAGGTGTTGATCAACTAGCCTCGGTTATTGACAAATTAAAGAATAGTCCATATGATCGTAGAATCATCATGAGTGCTTGGAATCCATCAGATTTTCCTAAAATGGCTTTACCACCATGCCATGTTTTTTCTCAATTTTATGTGAGTTTTCCTAAAGATGGAGGGAAACCAAAACTCTCTTGTTTATTATATCAAAGATCATGTGATATGGGTTTAGGTGTCCCATTTAATATTGCTTCTTATGCACTTCTAACTAAAATGATCGCTCAAGTTTGTAATATGGAACCTGGTGAATTTATTCATACCATGGGGGATGCACATGTTTATACAGACCATATTGATGCTTTAAAACAGCAACTCGAAAGAAACCCGCGAAAGTTCCCTAAATTAACAATTAAAAGAGATGTTAAAGATATCgatgattttaaatatgaagattttgaaataaCTGAATATGACCCACATCCAAAGATTACTATGAAAATGAGCgtttag
- the TFA1 gene encoding transcription factor TFIIE subunit TFA1 (similar to Saccharomyces cerevisiae YKL028W | TFA1 | Transcription Factor a subunit 1): MNIDNRDIDDIVKHLLQFVLRGFYSIQFVLLIDAILFHSVLCEEDLAHLLGIKRPEVRALCTKLIEDRMLSSYSQPEYQQGSRSVRRYYYFIKFPEAVDAIKWKVHRIVSALKEDLEKNSHPQGYVCPVCLTKYSQIEAVALLNYDRTQFLCSLCEEPLIEDDSGKKTKEKQIKLTRLMAQVEPIINYLKKIDDVRIEENSFDLSLTKLIPPQNNSVAAYTVNPKHRRRQEMAIALAGGTPIQPVPGSAAAMLAASQGSNVISTSVNGVLSNASSRRAGIKSQATLHVNITTASDEQAQRELQERKAEEKRIQNALPTWHEQSTIGETLGLFGAEDEDDVDRLKRLNGNAATYGNYDGYNNGGNNNDASYSREEIEQREAEKALAEYYANLAKKRQQEDEDEDDDINDEDMDEEVDSDEVEDADGFEDVENNNNEGDETKKLKNKESTDDNTDGTKDQNLTKENSLKKEEQESEEDEEMDGEFEDV, translated from the coding sequence ATGAATATCGACAATAGAGACATCGATGATATTGTTAAACATTTACTTCAGTTTGTTTTGCGTggattttattcaattcaGTTTGTTTTGCTAATAGAtgcaattttatttcatagTGTTTTATGCGAAGAAGATTTAGCTCATTTATTAGGGATCAAGAGGCCAGAGGTCAGAGCTTTATGTACCAAATTAATTGAAGATAGAATGTTATCTTCCTATTCTCAACCAGAATACCAACAGGGAAGTAGAAGTGTTAGAAGATACtactattttattaaattccCTGAAGCAGTCGATGCCATCAAATGGAAAGTTCATAGAATTGTTAGTGCGCTTAAAGAAGATTTGGAGAAAAATTCACATCCTCAAGGTTATGTTTGCCCAGTTTGTTTAACTAAATATTCCCAAATTGAAGCTGTTGCATTGTTGAATTACGATAGAACTCAGTTTTTATGTAGCTTGTGTGAAGAGCCATTAATTGAAGATGATTCTGGgaaaaaaaccaaagaaaaacagATCAAATTAACCAGATTAATGGCTCAAGTGGAGccaattattaattatttgaaaaaaattgatgatGTTAGAATTGAGGAGAACTCCTTTGATTTGTCCCTAACCAAGCTAATTCCACCTCAGAATAACAGCGTAGCTGCTTATACCGTTAACCCTAAGCACAGAAGAAGGCAAGAAATGGCTATTGCGCTTGCCGGCGGCACTCCTATCCAACCGGTCCCGGGTTCTGCTGCTGCTATGCTTGCTGCTTCTCAGGGTTCAAATGTTATATCAACTAGTGTTAACGGTGTTTTAAGTAATGCTAGCAGTAGACGTGCTGGTATTAAATCGCAAGCTACATTACATGTTAATATTACCACAGCTAGCGATGAACAAGCTCAAAGAGAGTTGCAAGAACGTAAAGccgaagaaaaaagaatacaAAATGCATTGCCCACTTGGCATGAACAAAGTACTATTGGTGAGACATTAGGGTTATTTGGTGcagaagatgaagatgacgTTGATCGTCTGAAAAGATTAAATGGTAATGCCGCTACTTATGGTAATTATGATGGTTACAATAatggtggtaataataatgatgcgTCATATTCAAGAGAAGAAATTGAACAAAGGGAAGCAGAAAAGGCATTAGCTGAGTATTATGCTAACTTGgctaaaaaaagacaacAAGAAGATGAAGACGAGGATGATGATATCAACGATGAAGATATGGATGAAGAGGTTGATTCTGATGAAGTTGAGGATGCTGATGGGTTTGAAGATgtggaaaataataacaatgaggGGGATGAGACCAAGAAGctcaaaaataaagaaagtACTGATGACAATACAGATGGTACGAAAGATCAGAATTTGACTAAGGAAAATtccttaaaaaaagaagaacaagaGAGTGAAGAAGACGAAGAGATGGATGGTGAATTTGAAGATGTTTag
- a CDS encoding uncharacterized protein (similar to Saccharomyces cerevisiae YKR084C | HBS1 | Hsp70 subfamily B Suppressor (paralog of YOR076C | SKI7)) translates to MPSYVDDDDYYCYSDDNNQNDNGIPDFVDEQDFDDYLTDEEYNLMGDLFPKIVKELKDYKGWDNLMVKLIIFKNNFDFNKSILELKKKCKKKKLISTYNDTVKPQYVEKSNKEIASNLKKGMLLLL, encoded by the coding sequence ATGCCTTCATATGTAGATGAcgatgattattattgctactCCGACGATAATAATCAGAATGATAATGGAATTCCAGATTTTGTTGACGAACAAGATTTCGACGATTATTTGACTGATGAGGAGTACAATTTAATGGGTGATTTGTTTCctaaaattgttaaagaattaaaagacTATAAGGGTTGGGATAACCTAATGGTCAAactaattatatttaaaaacaattttgattttaataaatctattctggaattgaaaaaaaagtgtaaaaaaaaaaagttaataagTACATATAACGATACTGTTAAACCACAATACGTAGAGAAATCAAATAAAGAGATTGCCagtaatttaaaaaaaggtatgttacttttattatga
- a CDS encoding cation:proton antiporter (similar to Saccharomyces cerevisiae YJL094C | KHA1 | K/H ion Antiporter) has product MEDIPNIILIPIYFAVAGLNVNLTLLNEKRDWGFIFASIGVALASKIISSSIMAKLNGLRWRESFAVGILMSCKGIVEIVVLTTGLNAGIISKKIYAMFILMALVSTFITTPMTIWQYPNSYREKLIKEQKDAENKEEGISEVENEGTVTTNIETYDLDTMSAKESLLAPVLTENLNSSRFMSLDDLSQFHFTNIICVIENTDSISCVLSLLNYMLFNGGMKKTNTIANEHRPHRNLRNRLKKYIGHTTSSTLQAMKKGDKRSRIDDASNCDGDNFEVNMNTIDRAPTGVNGDCIVLDEKVSLRLVHLRRLTERTADLLYSSSMHNSKTFNFDSSNDSLFQIFNIFSELNQVPFRSDVIFSTVSEKASNIISIKALHTDFVLIPLQGIRDNSYRVSEMFTDEVSDNEAVFSHLTNINELPVNYFQVLAKGMTSNLGILIHNSRNKFERPTLNKRYFYLLLPNANFSSTDYLSIYVFILLCYNSSNKNADSLKFSIFINKDNAGFEEDLYQAYGQEAWFQSTDITVVQIDAKDAVTSRDYDKTNKPFIALVMEQGLSHDEINNIDESLFIISERLFSKMEPFGREVTQAISYSFRTRYDILICHHHIPN; this is encoded by the coding sequence ATGGAAGATATTCCaaacattattttgatCCCCATTTATTTTGCAGTCGCAGGGTTAAATGTTAATTTGACATTGTTGAACGAAAAAAGAGATTGGGGATTTATATTTGCTTCAATTGGTGTTGCACTAGCATCAAAAATCATATCAAGCTCCATCATGGCGAAATTAAATGGCTTACGTTGGAGAGAATCTTTTGCAGTTGGCATCTTAATGTCTTGTAAGGGTATTGTGGAAATAGTTGTTTTAACTACTGGGTTAAATGCAGGtattatttccaaaaaaatttatgcCATGTTTATACTAATGGCTTTGGTGTCCACTTTTATCACCACGCCCATGACCATATGGCAATATCCAAACTCTTACAGAgagaaattaattaaagaacaaaaagatGCTGAAAACAAGGAAGAGGGAATATCTGAAGTTGAAAATGAGGGTACCGTTACTACCAATATAGAAACTTATGACTTAGATACAATGAGTGCTAAAGAGTCACTTTTAGCCCCTGTACTTACTGAAAATTTGAATAGTAGCAGATTTATGAGCCTAGATGACTTATCTCAATTCCATTTTACAAACATTATATGTGTAATAGAAAATACAGACTCTATATCTTGTGTTTTATCGTTATTAAATTACATGTTATTCAATGGAGgtatgaaaaaaacaaatacaatTGCAAATGAACATAGACCACACAGAAATCTGAGGAATAGACTGAAAAAATACATTGGTCATACAACTTCTTCAACATTGCAGGCTATGAAGAAGGGTGACAAGAGGTCTAGAATTGATGATGCTTCCAACTGTGATGGCGATAATTTTGAAGTTAACATGAATACAATTGATAGAGCACCAACAGGTGTGAATGGCGACTGTATTGTTTTGGATGAGAAAGTTTCTTTAAGATTAGTACACCTAAGGAGATTGACAGAGCGTACGGCTGATTTGCTTTATAGTTCCTCGATGCATAATAGCAAgacatttaattttgattcTAGCAATGACTCAttgtttcaaatatttaacattttttcgGAATTAAATCAAGTTCCATTTAGGTCTgatgtaattttttccaCCGTGTCTGAAAAGGCAAGCAATATTATTTCCATAAAAGCATTACACACAGACTTTGTACTAATACCGCTACAAGGCATAAGGGACAATTCTTATCGGGTTTCCGAAATGTTTACTGATGAAGTATCCGACAACGAAGCTGTTTTTTCTCATTTGACCAACATTAACGAATTACCtgttaattattttcagGTTTTAGCGAAAGGTATGACATCCAACTTGGGGATATTAATTCACAACTCCAGAAACAAATTTGAAAGGCCaacattaaataaaagatatttttatttgttattgcCAAATGCGAATTTTTCATCAACAGATTATTTGTCTATAtatgttttcattttattatgttaTAATTCCAGTAACAAGAATGCAGATAGTTTAAAATTTagtattttcattaataaagataacGCAGGATTTGAGGAAGATTTGTATCAAGCCTATGGCCAAGAAGCTTGGTTTCAATCCACTGACATTACTGTTGTGCAGATAGATGCGAAGGATGCGGTTACAAGCCGTGATTatgataaaacaaataagcCATTTATTGCACTAGTAATGGAACAAGGATTATCTCATGATGAGATTAACAATATTGATGAGAgcttatttattatttctgaaagattattttccaaaatggAGCCATTTGGTAGGGAAGTTACCCAGGCTATTAGTTATTCCTTTAGGACAAGGtatgatattttaatttgtcACCATCATATTCCAAACTAA
- a CDS encoding uncharacterized protein (similar to Saccharomyces cerevisiae YMR294W | JNM1 | Just Nuclear Migration) has product MYLYILIKKKKKKKKNTQVWNNIRYSTYIKMPKIKHIIHSVTLYNIQPPSIISLKKNKQVVLFQGDLLIFEDFELSSSNSVPKCSLILEFIHTFNNIDTIPHIFCRTSKIDNLAKFDETIVPFVNDKRKYKIIMTTIKSKSENKLIFSNKTNNNTQMYMRIPLELRVGDQTQQTKLADLFSRIRDEFELIEEMYYT; this is encoded by the coding sequence atgtatttgtatattctaattaaaaaaaaaaaaaaaaaaaaaaaaaatactcaAGTTTGGAACAATATTAGATATTCAACCTATATTAAGATGCCCAAGATAAAACATATAATACATTCTGTAACACTCTACAATATACAACCTCCTAGCATTATttcactaaaaaaaaacaaacaagtAGTATTATTTCAGGGtgatcttttaatttttgaagaTTTCGAACTATCTAGTAGTAATAGTGTACCGAAATGTTCGCTTATATTGGAATTTATACACACATTTAACAATATTGACACTATTCCACATATTTTTTGTCGAACAAGTAAAATAGACAATCTAGCAAAATTTGATGAAACTATTGTGCCTTTTGTTAATGATAAAAGAAAGTATAAGATTATTATGACCAcaataaaatcaaagaGTGAAAATAAGTTGatcttttcaaataaaactaataataatacacaaATGTACATGAGAATACCGTTGGAACTAAGAGTTGGTGATCAAACACAACAAACTAAATTGGCCGATTTGTTTTCGAGGATACGTGATGAGTTTGAATTAATAGAAGAAATGTATTATACGTAG
- the MRPL20 gene encoding mitochondrial 54S ribosomal protein mL58 (similar to Saccharomyces cerevisiae YKR085C | MRPL20 | Mitochondrial Ribosomal Protein Large subunit) has product MTFLKSFLTKLPYSTNTKLGKFITTDPRKKSIKILKGAPTIYNPTSSASNPKGYLKAKIPSGIYFTPAQSSPTGSINSETIPVSFMSKDDPRKSLYHVYYNKGKKNPKFVQKFAPPILQKKNIAQEKKYHLTPKDVEEIQRLRNSNPDKYTRKALAEAFNVSPLVISLVSSAKPERLQEMEERLKYITSRWNEKRRLARQDRAKRNKLWYKA; this is encoded by the coding sequence ATGacctttttaaaatcattcCTTACAAAGTTACCTTACTCTACAAATACAAAACTGGGTAAATTTATTACTACTGATCccagaaaaaaatcaatcaaaatattaaaaggtGCTCCAACAATTTATAATCCAACTTCTTCTGCTAGTAATCCAAAGGGTTACTTAAAGGCTAAAATACCAAGTggtatatattttacaCCAGCTCAATCATCCCCCACAGGTTCTATTAACAGTGAAACTATCCCAGTTTCCTTTATGAGTAAAGATGATCCTAGAAAATCACTATACCATGTTTACTATaataaagggaaaaaaaaccccAAATTTGTTCAAAAATTTGCTCCAccaattttacaaaaaaaaaatattgcgcaagaaaagaaatatcatTTAACGCCTAAAGATGTTGAAGAAATCCAAAGATTAAGGAATTCAAATCCAGATAAATACACCAGAAAGGCTTTAGCTGAAGCATTCAATGTTTCCCCACTAGTTATCTCTTTGGTAAGTTCTGCTAAACCCGAAAGATTACAAGAAATGGAAGAAAGATTGAAGTATATTACCTCCAGGTGGAATGAAAAGAGAAGATTAGCAAGGCAAGATAGAGCCAAGAGAAATAAATTATGGTATAAAGCAtga
- the UFE1 gene encoding Ufe1p (similar to Saccharomyces cerevisiae YOR075W | UFE1 | Unknown Function Essential) translates to MSDITVQFKTIVNDIEIKSNIDAGFRTSTISNLEKYQVTDTFKKECLELWKHIAEMRILVKEIKPLYFDESNIEMSLEEKDQFDNDFRFQLQQYLEKLKFLEKYENNRSAQVLSSINSTHNPLLNIISNLTNSTQAKESSVRLPPEAQITIIQHRSGMLQFLNIQLSDLSKRFSNLQEARIVRQRELKSVDFQEARKRILSTNSNTNMDIVKSGESLESDHSIEIHVSPIVETTKDEVQEYETVVKSLNQKQLQILESEHEDLINYKNQQLHDSENINQTVVEIAALQNELAMHLQSQNDTINRILDNHETINLDIQQANKQLKGASKRGGNTANMISLLAIVFGVIILLLDRIN, encoded by the coding sequence ATGTCCGATATAACTGTGcaatttaaaactattgTCAATGATATAGAAATTAAATCGAATATAGATGCTGGCTTTCGCACATCAACTATCtcaaatttggaaaaatatcAAGTTACggatacttttaaaaaagaatgctTGGAACTTTGGAAACATATTGCTGAAATGCGAATATTGGTTAAAGAAATCAAACCATTATATTTCGATGAGTCTAATATAGAAATGTctttagaagaaaaagatcaaTTTGACAATGACTTTAGATTTCAATTGCAAcaatatttggaaaaactcaaatttttggaaaaatacGAAAATAATAGATCTGCGCAGGTTTTATCCTCAATAAATAGTACGCACAATCCCTTGTTGAACATTATCTCTAATCTAACTAATAGTACCCAAGCAAAAGAATCAAGTGTACGTTTGCCACCGGAAGCTCAAATTACAATTATTCAACATAGGTCTGGAATGTTGCAATTTCTAAATATACAACTAAGCGACTTGAGCAAACGTTTTAGTAATCTACAAGAAGCAAGGATTGTTAGACAGCGTGAATTGAAATCTGTTGATTTTCAGGAGGCTAGAAAACGTATATTGTCTACAAATAGTAATACTAATATGGATATAGTTAAGTCGGGGGAAAGTTTAGAATCTGATCATTCTATCGAAATACATGTTTCCCCAATTGTGGAAACAACTAAAGATGAGGTCCAGGAATACGAAACTGTTGTTAAAAGCCTAAATCAAAAGCAGTTACAAATATTGGAGAGTGAACACGaagatttaattaattataaaaatcagCAACTACACGATtcagaaaatataaatcaaaCGGTTGTGGAGATTGCTGCCCTACAGAACGAGCTCGCAATGCATTTGCAATCTCAAAATGATACCATAAACAGAATTTTGGATAATCATGAAACCATAAATCTTGATATTCAACAGGCAAACAAACAATTAAAAGGTGCAAGTAAACGTGGTGGAAACACAGCTAACATGATTTCATTGTTAGCCATTGTTTTTGGAGtgataatattgttattagatcgtataaattaa
- a CDS encoding uncharacterized protein (similar to Saccharomyces cerevisiae YKR084C | HBS1 | Hsp70 subfamily B Suppressor (paralog of YOR076C | SKI7)), translated as MNNHENATSETNEGSTFAEKLRKLRLTKIEPPFELNPTITQERFIQQEDHTKNINKLINTTNVKPSTLADRWKSLKSPKNVTPESDTHINRNHLENGATSTKSLAERLAAKRKQENIFKLQKKDAKAIQNIDGKITNLRNSSNVMNAKELQWFKQLQKAIISSKPIMRKIPNHSLSKVASILVYKEHLNIPEKLNNESKKRKFEQIFTIHYPNTNIKKRALESFNKLSPDDIVLRAQQNAFASVTDKVQNLKISESTSNPTEQSKKKNVFEEEDEPRKDNAPFVHKYKQITVPTKPRKPVDLKEKIAEYIVNPHISFVVLGHVDAGKSTLMGRLLYDVGAVDSKLIRKLKKESNLLGKGSFHLAWVMDQTSEERERGVTVDICTSDFQTENAKFTIVDAPGHRDFINNAISGIVQSDVAVLCVDCSADAFESGFNLDGQTKEHSILARSLGIRHMVVAMNKLDCVDWDKTRFDEIKDQLSAFFELIGFDVTKQISWVPVSGLLGDGVVKPIWSSSTKQNWYKGPSLVGTLEKVAHEFVETDENLNFLTNSPFLFDILEVSASNKANECVVSGKIEQGSIQPGETITIYPSEQSCLVDQIFYQGSPMEHLTVALPGEFVSMKLLNSNSEDINSGDLCAIVGIDLHNSKSFETQLLTLDIARPLLPGTPFILYRGSCEQPAVIKRLIKVLDKRDPTKVLKNKVRHLGANQLAIVEIEFTASKKTVDLPMLTASENKQLSRIVLRKEGRTIGAGVITKLTD; from the coding sequence ATGAATAACCATGAAAATGCTACATCTGAAACCAATGAAGGATCTACATTTGCTGAGAAACTTAGAAAATTAAGACTTACCAAAATAGAACCCCCTTTTGAATTGAATCCTACTATAACTCAAGAACGCTTTATTCAACAAGAAGATCATACTAAgaatatcaataaattgATAAATACAACCAATGTTAAACCTTCTACATTAGCAGATAGAtggaaaagtttaaaatctCCTAAAAACGTTACGCCTGAATCAGACACACATATTAATAGGAATCATCTTGAAAATGGTGCTACATCAACAAAATCCTTGGCTGAAAGATTAGCagcaaaaagaaaacaggaaaacatttttaaattgcaAAAAAAGGACGCAAAAGCTATCCAAAATATTGACGGGAAAATTACAAATCTACGAAACTCTTCCAATGTTATGAATGCTAAAGAATTACAATGGTTTAAACAATTGCAAAAAGCAATCATTAGCAGCAAACCAATCATGAGGAAAATACCCAATCATTCTTTATCTAAAGTGGCTAGTATTCTTGTTTATAAAGAGCATCTCAATATTCCTGAGAAACTAAACAATGAAtcgaaaaaaagaaaatttgaaCAAATATTTACGATACATTATCCTAATActaacattaaaaaacgAGCTTTGGAAAGCTTCAACAAATTATCTCCTGATGATATAGTTTTGAGGGCTCAACAAAATGCCTTTGCTTCAGTAACCGACAAAGTTCAAAACTTGAAGATTTCGGAGTCAACATCAAACCCAACCGAGcaatctaaaaaaaaaaatgtgtttGAGGAGGAAGATGAACCCAGAAAAGATAATGCGCCGTTTGTTCACAAATACAAGCAGATTACTGTCCCAACCAAGCCTCGTAAACCTGTAGacttaaaagaaaaaatagctGAATACATTGTAAATCCACACATCAGTTTTGTTGTCTTGGGTCACGTTGATGCGGGGAAATCTACTCTAATGGGCCGTTTGTTATACGATGTGGGTGCAGTTGACTCAAAATTAATTCgtaaattgaaaaaggaaagtAATTTATTGGGTAAGGGCTCCTTCCATTTGGCTTGGGTCATGGATCAAACTTCCGAGGAAAGAGAACGTGGTGTTACAGTTGATATCTGCACCAGCGATTTCCAAACGGAAAATGCAAAGTTTACAATTGTTGATGCACCAGGTCATCGAGACTTTATCAATAATGCAATCAGTGGTATTGTTCAATCAGATGTAGCTGTTTTGTGCGTAGATTGTTCAGCCGATGCGTTTGAAAGTGGGTTTAATCTGGATGGACAAACGAAAGAGCATTCTATATTAGCAAGAAGCCTCGGGATCCGTCATATGGTTGTAGCAATGAACAAGCTAGATTGCGTAGACTGGGATAAAACTAGATTTGATGAGATTAAGGATCAATTATCTGCATTTTTTGAGTTGATTGGATTTGATGttacaaaacaaataagTTGGGTTCCGGTCAGTGGGCTTTTAGGTGATGGAGTAGTCAAGCCTATATGGTCCTCTTCGACAAAGCAAAATTGGTATAAGGGCCCTTCTTTAGTCGGTACATTGGAAAAGGTGGCACACGAGTTTGTAGAAACAGATGAAAacttaaattttttgacaaactctccatttttatttgatatattGGAAGTTTCTGCGTCCAATAAGGCTAACGAATGTGTTGTGAGTGGTAAAATTGAACAAGGGTCTATTCAACCTGGTGAAACCATAACCATATACCCAAGCGAACAAAGTTGTCTGGTGGACCAAATTTTCTATCAAGGTTCACCAATGGAACATTTAACCGTAGCATTGCCGGGGGAATTTGTTTCTATGAAATTGCTCAATTCTAATTCTGAAGATATTAACTCAGGTGATCTTTGTGCCATTGTCGGGATTGATTTACACAATTCTAAATCCTTTGAAACGCAATTGTTAACCTTGGACATTGCTAGACCTTTATTACCAGGTACAccgtttattttatataggGGCAGTTGTGAACAACCAGCAGTAATTAAAAGGTTAATCAAAGTCCTAGATAAGCGTGACCCAACTAAAGTTTTGAAGAATAAAGTCAGACATTTGGGTGCCAACCAATTGGCAATCGTGGAGATCGAGTTTACCGCCTCCAAAAAAACCGTCGATTTGCCAATGTTGACAGCGtcagaaaataaacaattaagTAGAATTGttttaagaaaagaagGCAGAACAATTGGTGCTGGTGTAATTACCAAGTTAACGGACTGA
- the RNH1 gene encoding RNA-DNA hybrid ribonuclease (similar to Saccharomyces cerevisiae YMR234W | RNH1 | RNase H), with translation MGKYYAVRSGRNNGVYGDWDSCRKQVDGYSGAKFKSFKTLDEANNFISGGDANSSGGCRSGGYSSGGYSSGGYSSGGYSSGGYSSGGYSSGGYSNASHNSSTNNNHSYGNSGHSNNRSTNNNYSSSYHHPFDNSTNSNGYGGKVKENIYCDGSSLGNGMGGALAGYGVHFESGLHKDISNPLKQGAQTNNRAELKAVHAALDVIHDDIRKNNNNNKEYNIHTDSEYVSKLLNERHQNYSDSKMKSMANPDLVIPLVNKYKQVKEAGDINVNWVRGHNGTIGNEIADKLAREGANKS, from the coding sequence ATGGGTAAATATTATGCTGTTAGGTCTGGTAGAAATAATGGTGTCTATGGGGACTGGGATAGTTGCAGAAAGCAAGTGGATGGGTATTCCGGTGCAAagtttaaaagttttaaaactttagaTGAAGCTAATAATTTCATTTCAGGAGGTGATGCCAACAGTAGTGGTGGTTGCAGAAGTGGTGGTTACAGCAGCGGTGGTTACAGCAGCGGTGGTTACAGCAGTGGTGGTTACAGCAGTGGTGGTTACAGCAGTGGTGGTTACAGCAGTGGTGGTTACAGCAATGCCAGCCACAATAGtagtactaataataatcacaGCTACGGTAACAGTGGTCACAGTAATAACCGttctactaataataattatagtAGCAGCTATCATCATCCTTTTGACAATTCTACAAATTCTAACGGCTATGGTGGAAAGGTTAAAGAAAACATTTATTGTGATGGATCGTCTTTAGGAAATGGTATGGGTGGTGCTCTTGCTGGCTATGGTGTCCATTTCGAATCTGGTCTACACAAGGATATATCTAATCCATTAAAACAAGGTGCACAAACCAACAATCGTGCAGAATTAAAGGCTGTTCATGCTGCTCTAGATGTTATCCATGATGATATCcgtaaaaataacaataacaataaagaaTATAATATCCATACGGATTCAGAATACGtttctaaattattaaatgaaaGACATCAAAACTATTCTGACTCCAAAATGAAATCTATGGCCAATCCTGATCTCGTTATTCCATTAGTTAACAAATACAAACAAGTGAAAGAAGCAGGTGATATTAATGTCAACTGGGTTAGAGGTCATAATGGTACCATAGGAAATGAAATTGCTGATAAATTAGCAAGAGAAGGCGCAAACAAGagttga